A DNA window from Anas acuta chromosome 4, bAnaAcu1.1, whole genome shotgun sequence contains the following coding sequences:
- the SCARB2 gene encoding lysosome membrane protein 2 → MKSLCLVTAGVLALTLLIASISLLVAHVFQSVVDLQVKQGTVLKNGTETFEAWEDPPPPVYMQFYFFNVTNPLEVLQGATPLVEEKGPYTYREYRPRVHVQFLDNGTKVSALNPKTYVFEPQKSVGDPEVDLIRTINVPAVTAMEWTRATSLQFATEVLLLLYQESLFTVRTVHELLWGYKDKLLSTIHLLHPEIDPVFGFFNKMNGTDDGEYVFLSGERNYLNFSRIVEWKGKESLNWWTTKSCNMINGTDGTSFHPLISKDENIYIFSSDFCRSFYLVYDSSGSVAGIPTYRFVPSPMVFANTTINPDNAGFCVPPGNCPGTGVLNVSICKQGAPIFLSAPHFYQAEQKFIEDIEGMHPTKEYHETFVDINPLTGLVLQAAKRMQINVHVRKLPEFFETGNIRTLIFPVMYLNESVLIDEASASKLKHVLLEASVVTGIPFIIMAIGIVFGIVFIVLVCRSRGVSEESTEEERSPLIRT, encoded by the exons aTGAAGTCGCTGTGCCTCGTCACGGCGGGGGTCCTGGCCCTGACGCTGCTCATCGCCAGCATCTCCTTGCTGGTGGCGCACGTCTTCCAGTCCGTGGTGGACCTGCAGGTGAAGCAG GgaacagtattaaaaaatggCACAGAAACCTTTGAAGCCTGGGAAGATCCTCCTCCACCAGTCTACATGCAGTTCTACTTTTTTAATGTGACAAATCCGTTAGAAGTGCTTCAAGGAGCTACTCCTCTTGTAGAGGAAAAAGGGCCGTACACCTACCG agaatACAGGCCAAGAGTGCACGTTCAGTTTTTGGACAATGGCACCAAAGTATCTGCTCTGAATCCAAAGACATATGTATTTGAGCCTCAGAAGTCAGTTGGAGACCCTGAAGTGGATCTCATCAGAACAATTAATGTTCCTGCAGTG ACTGCAATGGAGTGGACCAGGGCAACCTCTCTTCAGTTTGCCACAGAGGTGTTGTTGCTCCTATACCAAGAATCCCTGTTTACAGTTCGCACCGTGCATGAATTACTGTGGGGCTACAAGGACAAGCTGCTGTCAACCATTCATCTTCTGCATCCCGAGATCGATCCAGTGTTTGGTTTCTTTAATAAG ATGAATGGAACTGATGATGGAGAATATGTTTTCCTAAGTGGGGAAAGGAACTACCTTAACTTCTCACGGATtgtggaatggaaaggaaaaga GTCATTGAATTGGTGGACAACAAAGTCATGTAACATGATCAACGGAACAGATGGAACATCCTTTCATCCGCTGATCAGCAAAGAtgagaatatttatatattctcttctgatttctgcag ATCTTTTTATCTGGTGTATGACAGCTCGGGAAGTGTTGCAGGCATCCCAACCTACCGCTTTGTGCCCTCTCCTATGGTGTTTGCCAACACCACCATTAACCCAGACAATGCTGGATTCTGTGTGCCTCCAGGAAACTGCCCTGGCACTGGGGTCCTCAACGTCAGCATCTGCAAGCAAG GTGCTCCCATATTTCTATCAGCCCCACATTTTTACCAAGCGGAGCAAAAGTTTATAGAGGACATAGAGGGCATGCACCCGACCAAGGAATATCATGAGACATTTGTGGACATCAATCCT CTGACAGGGCTTGTCCTTCAAGCAGCCAAGCGGATGCAGATCAATGTTCATGTCAGAAAACTACCTGAATTTTT TGAAACAGGCAACATCCGAACACTAATTTTCCCAGTGATGTATCTAAATGAG AGTGTTCTGATTGATGAAGCATCTGCCAGCAAACTCAAGCACGTCTTGCTGGAAGCCAGTGTTGTAACTGGAATCCCCTTTATAATCATGGCTATTGGAATTGTTTTTggaattgtttttattgtgcTCGTGTGCAGGTCCCGGGGAGTAAGTGAAGAG AGTACTGAAGAAGAAAGGTCCCCACTCATCAGGACATAG
- the STBD1 gene encoding starch-binding domain-containing protein 1, with the protein MARDRGPPVLRQPLGPPRLPAALPAEPRGWGWLGAGLWPALVVGLLAALVAWLWYGSGDGRGQESGGEAAGEAPRARGEAEGTEDLLGSGEQVLQQTKAAAVLSSPREAGEDAPQHNHAESSRAACRAPEKELAKPCAAASEPDAGEHPVDVRGGQAGQPRPPVGQASDGWCVMSSGGVCKDGSEEQLGQPAHVRDLDQEEWEVVSEHLDWGEAGRNGSVEDSDSKEWEQGDCPDGDLKAKRVAAVPPMFQNIHVTFRVHYITHSDAQLIGVTGDHECLGQWHSYVPLKYDKDGFWSESVSLPVDTKVEWKFILVENGKVTRWEECSNRTLVTEHEDRIAHQWWGHH; encoded by the exons ATGGCCCGCGACCGCGGCCCCCCGGTGCTGCGGCAGCCGCTCGGCCCCCCGCGCCTGCCCGCCGCGCTGCCCGCAGAGCCCCgcggctggggctggctgggagcggggctgtGGCCGGCGCTGGTGGTGGGGCTGCTGGCCGCACTCGTCGCCTGGCTCTGGTACGGCAGCGGCGACGGGAGAGGCCAGGAGAgcggcggggaggcggccgGGGAAGCCCCGAGGGCGAGGGGCGAAGCGGAGGGCACAG AGGATCTTCTGGGGAGCGGTGAACAAGTGCTGCAGCAAAccaaggctgctgctgtgctgtcgAGCCCTCGGGAAGCAGGGGAGGATGCACCGCAGCATAACCACGCTGAGAGCAGCAGGGCGGCCTGCAGAGCTCCGGAGAAGGAGCTGGCAAAGCCATGTGCTGCTGCCTCGGAGCCCGACGCCGGGGAGCATCCAGTTGATGTGCGTGGTGGCCAGGCTGGGCAACCGAGACCCCCTGTGGGACAGGCGAGCGATGGATGGTGCGTGATGAGCTCTGGCGGTGTTTGTAAGGATGGAAGCgaggagcagctgggacagCCAGCCCACGTTCGGGACCTGGACCAGGAAGAGTGGGAAGTGGTGTCTGAGCACCTGGACTGGGGGGAGGCCGGCAGGAATGGCAGCGTGGAAGACTCGGACAGCAAGGAATGGGAACAAGGCGACTGCCCCGATGGGGACCTGAAAGCAAAGCGAGTTGCAGCGGTGCCCCCGATGTTTCAGAATATCCACGTGACTTTCCGCGTGCACTACATCACGCACTCTGACGCTCAGCTGATCGGCGTTACCGGTGACCACGAGTGTCTTGGCCAGTGGCACAGCTACGTTCCCCTCAAGTACGACAAGGATGGCTTCTGGTCTGAATCCGTTAGCTTGCCAGTAGACACCAAAGTAGAGTGGAAATTTATCTTGGTTGAGAATGGGAAGGTCACACGTTGGGAAGAATGCAGTAACAGGACCCTAGTGACCGAACACGAAGATCGAATCGCTCACCAGTGGTGGGGACACCACTGA